The following coding sequences are from one Amblyraja radiata isolate CabotCenter1 unplaced genomic scaffold, sAmbRad1.1.pri S88, whole genome shotgun sequence window:
- the LOC116969574 gene encoding zinc finger protein 585A-like: ERPFECAECGKGFTRMSHLLEHRQIHTGQRPFTCPLCGKAFARSSSLLTHLRVHTGERPFDCSDCSKSFNTASGLETHRRLHTGEKPHVCSTCGKSFARVSALWVHRRVHSSERPFTCPDCGKSFKLSADVKVHRRVHTGERPYTCSYCGKGFTRYSGLQNHQSTHTGERPYTCAQCGKGFTHSTRLQNHQRTHTGERPYTCAQCGKGFTLSSTLLRHQRSHTGERPYTCSDCGKGFTQNSGLQNHQRTHTGERPYTCAQCGKGFTQYNSLQNHQRTHTGERPYTCAQCGKGFTHSTRLLIHQRTHTGERPYTCAQCGKGFTLSSSLLRHQRTHTGEHPYTCAQCGKGFICSSTLQKHQRTHTVERPYTCAQCGKGFTQSSHLLVHQRSIHTGERPYTCAQCGKGFTQSSNLLLHQRTHTGERPYTCAQCGKGFTRSSHLQSHQLTHIGERLPYTCTQCGKGFIQYGTLQKHQRTHTGEHPYTCAQCDKGFTCCSALLVHQRTHTDERPYTCAQCGKSFTQSTHLLLHQRIHTGERPYTCAQCGKGFTQSSILLNHERIHTGERPYTCAQCGKGFTRSSHLLVHQRTHTGERPYTCAQCNKGFTRSSSLHKHQRTHTGERPYTCAQCGKGFTKSSSLQKHQRTHTGERPYTCTQCGKGFPSPSSLQKHQRTHTGERPYTCALCGKGFTQSSNEHQRIHTGERPLVCAECGKGFTRMSSLWQQYRTHSGERPFPGLSCGKGYTRLDHLLEHRRIHTGQRPFTCPLCGKAFARSSSLLAHRRVHTGERPFDCSDCGKSFKTADVLETHRRVHTGEKPYGCSTCGKNFALLSGLRQHRQLHTGEKPHVCSTCGKSFARVSALWVHQRVHSMHTSERPYTCSDCGKGFTQYSGLLDHQHTHTGERPYTCAQCGKGFPTSTRLLVHQLTHTGERPYTCAQCGKGFTQPSNLYRHQRTHTGKHPYTCAQCGKGFPSSTRLLNHQRSHTGERPFTCAQCGKGFTNSGSLQRHQRTHTGERPYTCAQCGKGFTNSGSLQRHQRTHTGERPYTCAQCGKGFTQSSNLLEHQRTHTGERPFTCAQCGKGFTISATLLVHQRTHTGERPYTCAQCGKGFTCSIRLLSHQRVHTGDRPVPSPVCGEHSAMDSHSLCHQHMHTSVPPYDCPYCGESFDSSRGLRHHQRTHVGEQLLPL, encoded by the exons acccacctgcgggtgcacacgggagaacgccccttcgactgctcggactgCAGCAAGAGTTTCAACACGGCGAGTggcctggagacccaccggcggttgcacacgggcgagaagccccatgtctgctccacctgcggcaagagctttgcccgggTGTCGGCGCTGTgggtgcaccggcgggtgcacagcagtgagcggcccttcacctgccccgACTGCGGCAAAAGCTTCAAGTTGTCCGCGGacgtgaaggtgcacaggcgcgtgcacaccggcgagcgcccctacacctgtagctactgcggcaagggcttcacccggtaCAGCGGCCTGCAGAATCACCAgtccacccacaccggcgagcgcccctacacctgcgcccagtgcggcaagggcttcacccactccaccaggctgcagaatcaccagcgcacccacactggcgagcgcccctacacctgcgcccagtgcggcaagggcttcaccctctccagcaccctgctgaggcaccagcgctcccacaccggcgagcgcccctacacctgtagcgactgcggcaagggcttcacccagaacagcggcctgcagaatcatcagcgcacccacaccggcgagcgcccctacacctgcgcccagtgcggcaagggcttcacccagtacaACAGCCTGCAgaatcaccagcgcacccacaccggcgagcgcccctacacctgcgcccagtgcggcaagggcttcacccactccaccaggctgctgatacaccagcgcacccacaccggcgagcgcccctacacctgcgcccagtgcggcaagggcttcaccctctccagcagcctgctcaggcaccagcgcacccacactggcgagcacccttacacctgcgcccagtgtggcaagggcttcatctgctcctccaccctgcagaagcaccagcgcacccacaccgttgagcgcccatacacctgcgcccagtgcggcaagggcttcacccagtctagtcacctgctggttcaccagcgcagcatccacaccggtgagcgcccatacacctgcgcccagtgcggcaagggcttcacccagtctagtAACCTGCTgcttcaccagcgcacccacaccggcgagcgcccctacacctgcgcccagtgcggcaagggcttcacccgctccagccaCCTACAGAGTCACCAGCTCACCCACATCGGTGAGCGgctcccctacacctgcacccagtgcggcaagggcttcatccagtACGGCAccctgcagaagcaccagcgcacccacaccggcgagcacccctacacctgcgcccagtgcgacaagggcttcacctgctgctccgcgctgctggtgcaccagcgcacacacaccgacgaacgcccctacacctgcgcccagtgcggcaagagcttcacccagtcTACTCACCTGCTGcttcaccagcgcatccacaccggcgagcgcccctacacctgcgcccagtgcggcaagggcttcacccagtcctccaTCCTGCTGAATCAcgagcgcatccacaccggcgagcgcccctacacctgcgcccagtgcggcaagggcttcacccgctccagccacctgctggttcaccagcgcacccacaccggcgagcgcccctacacctgcgcccagtgcaacaagggcttcacccgctccagcagcctgcataagcaccagcgcacacacaccggcgaacgcccctacacctgcgcccagtgcggcaagggcttcaccaagtccagcagcctgcagaagcaccagcgcacacacaccggcgagcgcccctacacctgcacccaatgcggcaagggcttccccAGTCCCAGcagcctgcagaagcaccagcgcacacacaccggcgagcgcccctacacctgcgccctgtgcggcaagggcttcacccagtcctccaac gagcaccagcggatacacaccggagagagacccttagtgtgcgctgagtgtggcaagggtttcactcgcatgtccagcctgtggcagcaatatcgtacccacagcggtgagcgtcccttccccggcctgtcctgtggtaagggctacacccgccttgaccacctgctggagcaccggcgaatccacactggccagcgccccttcacctgcccgctctgtggcaaggcctttgcccgctcctccagcctgctg gcccaccggcgggtgcacacgggagaacggcccttcgactgctcggactgcggcaagagtttcaagacggcggatgtcctggagacccaccggcgggtgcacacgggcgagaagccctatggctgctccacatgtgGCAAGAACTTTGCCTTGTTGTCTGGGCTACGGCAGCACCGGCagttgcacacgggcgagaagccccatgtctgctccacctgcggcaagagctttgcccgggTGTCGGCGCTGTGggtgcaccagcgggtgcacagca tgcacaccagcgagcgccctTACACCtgtagcgactgcggcaagggcttcacccagtacagcggcctgctggatcaccagcacacccacaccggcgagcgcccctacacctgcgcccaatgcggcaagggcttcccaacctccaccaggctgctggttcaccagctcacccacaccggcgagcgcccctacacctgcgcccagtgtggcaagggcttcacccagcccTCCAACCTGTATAGgcaccaacgcacccacaccggcaagcacccctacacctgcgctcaatgcggcaagggcttccccagctccaccaggctgctgaatcaccagcgctcccacactggcgaacgccccttcacctgcgcccagtgcggcaagggcttcaccaactctggCTCCCTGcagaggcaccagcgcacccacaccggtgagcgcccctacacctgcgcccagtgcggcaagggcttcaccaactctggCTCCCTGcagaggcaccagcgcacccacaccggggagcgcccctacacctgcgcccagtgcggcaagggcttcacccagtcctccaacctgctggagcaccagcgcacccacactggcgaacgccccttcacctgcgcccagtgtggaaaGGGCTTCACCATCTCCGCCacgctgctggtgcaccagcgcacccacaccggcgaacgcccctacacctgcgcccagtgtggcaagggcttcacctgctccatcaggctgctgtcccaccagcgggttcacaccGGTGACCGTCCAGTCCCCAGCCCAGTGTGTGGAGAGCACTCTGCCATGGACTCCCACTCCCTGTGTCACCAGCACATGCACACCAGTGtcccgccctacgactgcccgtactgcggtgagtcgtttgacagctcgcgggggttgcggcatcaCCAGCGGAcccacgtcggcgagcagctgctcccactgtga